From a single Amphiprion ocellaris isolate individual 3 ecotype Okinawa chromosome 18, ASM2253959v1, whole genome shotgun sequence genomic region:
- the si:dkey-21c1.4 gene encoding mucin-17 has protein sequence MSSEVCPFCGKTYKRLKSHLPHCKVAASFKTPPTKHDVEANQTTSSHQLAAVSSKATAKGKKSTETIGLQTKKGEKVSASSAPANTSSSSLLTSSPLNSTSPLTSSPLNSTSLLPSTKKKKQKLSDQIKTATLFSPSSPPLSPIVSKPKKQSLCALIEAAKCDRVKRGTLEGEDLPSDSTLSFRTKTKPDKDSVKDDASISLLSADPKDASKKKMSKSKKVSQSSSTTTHTSDFLDSRLNKSSTRPPARDFWVDSEEEIDNLSVNKLKSKVTLQDVKSTLGRGTSPHQSSRPSILSQTEATANQKDAVSCLVTPVTQSDQPLSPTSQHTELKPVKKKASKSKQPALVTLQDNTPSQLEPTSPTTATLLSAQTSPPPRSVSLSEGLKVGRHVTGLLTVSPPLNQFSSPLHFPLPVKVDGVEKLPLKVRKQNAAQHPTEGVLTQRSLGQVTLRDLPEWMACRTPSHPREVVEMVQRGWQWYYRRYIDVKKGGVAGLGMLLAGYCVISYIWSYPHIKLDRWRKYH, from the exons ATGAGCTCTG AGGTCTGTCCATTCTGTGGGAAAACTTACAAAAGGTTGAAGAGCCACCTGCCTCATTGCAAAGTAGCAGCAAGCTTCAAAACACCTCCAACCAAACATGATGTCGAAGCAAATCAGACAACGTCATCTCATCAGCTGGCTGcagtttcatccaaagcaacAGCGAAGGGAAAGAAATCCACTGAGACAATAGGACTTCAAACAAAGAAGGGTGAAAAGGTGTCTGCATCATCAGCACCAGCAAATACATCATCTTCCTCACTGCTGACATCATCACCCCTAAATTCCACCTCACCGCTGACATCATCACCCCTAAATTCTACCTCACTTCTACCATCAactaagaagaagaaacagaagttATCTGATCAAATCAAGACCGCCACCCTTTTCTCGCCATCATCTCCACCTCTGTCTCCTATCGTCTCTAAACCAAAAAAGCAGAGTCTCTGTGCTTTGATAGAAGCTGCAAAGTGTGACCGGGTTAAAAGGGGAACACTGGAAGGAGAAGACCTGCCTTCAGATTCAACTCTGAGCTTCAGAACCAAAACTAAACCAGACAAAGACTCGGTGAAAGATGATGCCAGTATTTCCCTGTTGTCTGCAGACCCCAAAGATGCCTCTAAAAAGAAGATGTCAAAGTCTAAGAAGGTTTCACAGTCTTCTTCCACTACCACACACACCTCTGACTTTCTGGACTCTAGGCTAAATAAAAGTAGCACAAGACCCCCTGCAAGAGACTTCTGGGTGGACAGTGAAGAGGAGATTGACAATTTATCTGTGAATAAGTTGAAATCGAAGGTTACCCTCCAGGACGTGAAATCCACACTGGGTCGAGGTACCAGCCCCCATCAGTCGAGCAGACCGAGCATCCTGAGCCAGACTGAAGCTACTGCAAACCAGAAAGATGCTGTTAGCTGCTTGGTAACTCCAGTAACTCAGTCTGACCAGCCGCTCAGCCCCACCTCACAACATACGGAGCTAAAACCAGTGAAGAAAAAAGCTTCAAAGTCTAAACAACCAGCTTTAGTCACTCTGCAAGACAACACTCCCTCCCAGCTAGAACCAACGTCTCCAACTACAGCTACCCTCCTTTCTGCACAAACTTCACCTCCTCCACGGTCAGTCAGTCTGAGTGAGGGGCTGAAGGTGGGTCGTCACGTTACAGGACTCCTCACAGTTTCACCACCACTCAACCAGTTTTCCAGCCCTCTTCATTTCCCTCTGCCTGTGAAGGTGGACGGAGTGGAGAAGTTGCCGCTCAAGGTCAGGAAACAGAACGCAGCTCAACATCCAACTGAAG GAGTTCTGACCCAGCGGAGTCTTGGACAGGTGACCCTGAGGGACTTACCTGAGTGGATGGCCTGCAGAACCCCCAGCCATCCCAGAGAAGTGGTGGAAATGGTCCAAAGAG GCTGGCAGTGGTATTACAGGAGGTATATTGACGTGAAGAAAGGTGGTGTAGCTGGACTGGGCATGTTGTTAGCAGGATACTGTGTGATCAGCTACATCTGGAGTTACCCTCATATCA AGCTCGATCGCTGGAGAAAGTATCACTGA
- the bicral gene encoding BRD4-interacting chromatin-remodeling complex-associated protein-like isoform X2, which translates to MDDEDDRRLLDILGDVDALNDYLHGSNSNSIEEDDVTNAAYGSDGSFFGSDTAGSNTSLKDGSSTMGEFGEDSTGAGLQLSSSLSFIEDELGAEASPGEVDLGGEDQPFDILQKSLLEADITEQTLAQEALLDSQPAPTLVQAPVPFSSQLVSGGYGGGVGVVTTATTAFTTGQFLQGMSQLPNGSAQHIQVLGSFGASGGVMTLNSLERTPQIVLRPGVSVAPAGSMPGGQVFAPTQGQVGQVGLPFKNIPLQNIIIQRGPGGTQTLVRPIQPKPLQTGAQTVYSLGLQPTSTTVANVVNATTAAPGGQYTANGSIVVQPPLEQQQAQTQSNIPPGQFLLPSSLALTPSNTVHNGPADPNSNTLITSQNTVQIVAGQNFAAPPGGQLILNQGVVSGSQVGGGVAQTWTGVSCASSTAVQTSGAPARLTLVGPTTARIGGQGQVTASPVQRLLVTQTQNCASLSPLPGSVTQEQDYRQNSSSPAFKQAHLGSIHVMKTMTQDSMPNSEASAQKRLILPPLTRGEMILQHLRKDHAGVQTPDRRRFTSVDDALLQLLPYHVFQGAPPSQDEFSQVDEEFEVVASNVLKRTQAMVNKYRRLLMVEAERSSPSSEMVMIDRTFNQEERSNLTQDKRMVLVDPESFLEDFCCGMKSKLFQDPLPFQSMSSCSWNQSEGGSTEPPYRTDSQPEYGEPGGGVAVGAGSTERLHPPHLENKSVLELKRSQQLFGPRGGGNNSHIAANSYPQGKPSHFVAASGGQTHYQVSHHLSSHPMQPQYTPPLTSPPHLDTDSALEAAVNSILEC; encoded by the exons ATGGATGATGAGGACGATCGCCGTCTTCTGGATATTTTAGG AGATGTGGATGCACTGAATGATTATCTCCATGGCAGCAACAGCAACTCT ATTGAGGAGGATGATGTGACAAATGCAGCTTATGGTTCAGATGGATCCTTCTTTGGCAGTGACACG GCTGGCTCCAACACCAGCCTCAAAGATGGCTCTTCCACAATGGGTGAATTTGGCGAGGACTCAACCGGGGCAGGCCTCCAGCTCTCTAGCAGCCTCTCATTTATCGAGGATGAGCTGGGGGCCGAGGCGTCCCCTGGAGAGGTGGATCTCGGGGGAGAGGACCAGCCCTTCGACATCCTGCAGAAGTCTCTCCTGGAGGCCGACATCACGGAGCAGACGCTGGCCCAAGAGGCCTTACTGGACTCCCAGCCTGCTCCCACTCTGGTGCAGGCTCCTGTTCCCTTCTCCTCCCAGCTGGTCTCAGGGGGTTATGGAGGTGGGGTTGGTGTGGTAACAACGGCAACCACTGCCTTCACCACAGGCCAGTTTCTACAGGGAATGTCCCAGCTACCCAATGGCTCCGCCCAGCACATCCAGGTGTTGGGCTCTTTTGGGGCCAGTGGCGGGGTAATGACTCTGAACAGCTTGGAAAGGACTCCTCAGATCGTGCTAAGGCCGGGGGTGTCTGTAGCCCCGGCAGGGAGTATGCCAGGGGGACAGGTGTTTGCCCCTACCCAAGGTCAAGTAGGCCAAGTGGGCTTACCCTTCAAAAACATCCCCCTTCAAAACATCATCATCCAGAGAGGCCCAGGAGGGACCCAGACTCTTGTTAGACCAATCCAGCCTAAACCCCTTCAAACGGGGGCTCAGACTGTCTACAGCCTTGGTCTTCAGCCCACTTCTACCACTGTGGCTAATGTAGTGAATGCTACCACTGCAGCTCCTGGGGGACAGTACACAGCCAACGGCTCCATCGTAGTGCAGCCGCCCCTGGAGCAGCAACAAGCACAGACCCAGTCCAACATACCACCTGGACAGTTCTTACTTCCCAGCTCTCTAGCGCTCACTCCGTCCAACACTGTCCACAATGGCCCCGCGGACCCCAACTCCAACACCCTGATTACCAGTCAAAACACAGTGCAGATTGTTGCAGGGCAAAACTTCGCTGCCCCTCCAGGGGGTCAGCTGATTTTGAATCAGGGGGTTGTGAGTGGGAGTCAGGTCGGAGGGGGTGTAGCTCAGACATGGACAGGAGTTTCTTGTGCGAGTTCCACCGCTGTTCAGACGTCAGGTGCTCCGGCACGGCTGACGCTGGTTGGCCCGACAACAGCGAGGATCGGTGGTCAAGGCCAAGTGACGGCTAGTCCTGTGCAGCGCCTTCTAGTGACGCAAACCCAGAACTGTGCTTCTTTGTCACCTTTACCTGGTAGTGTGACACAGGAACAAGACTACAGACAG aattctTCATCACCGGCCTTTAAACAGGCACATCTCGGCAGCATCCATG TTATGAAAACCATGACACAAGATTCAATGCCTAACTCTGAG GCCAGTGCACAGAAGAGGCTTATCCTTCCACCACTTACAAGAGGAGAAAT gattttaCAACATTTACGGAAGGATCATGCTGGAGTTCAGACCCCAGATCGACGTCGGTTCACTTCAGTTGATGATGCTCTGCTTCAACTCCTCCCATACCACGTGTTCCAGGGAGCTCCACCGAGCCAGGACGAGTTCTCACAAG TGGATGAGGAATTTGAGGTAGTTGCAAGTAATGTGCTGAAGAGGACCCAGGCCATGGTAAACAAATACAGACGCCTACTAATGGTGGAAGCAGAG CGTTCCAGTCCATCATCAGAAATGGTGATGATTGACAGGACCTTCAACCAAGAGGAGCGCAGCAACCTGACGCAAGACAAACGCATGGTACTAGTGGATCCAG AAAGCTTCTTGGAGGACTTTTGCTGTGGGATGAAATCCAAACTTTTCCAAGACCCCTTGCCCTTTCAGTCGATGTCCAGCTGTAGTTGGAATCAGTCAGAAGGAGGCTCCACAGAGCCACCGTACAGGACAGACTCCCAGCCCGAGTATGGAGAGCCGGGAGGGGGTGTAGCTGTAGGAGCAGGTTCCACAGAGAGACTCCACCCGCCACACCTAGAAAACAAGAGCGTGCTTGAACTGAAGAGATCCCAGCAGCTTTTTGGGCCCAGGGGCGGCGGTAACAACAGCCACATCGCTGCTAACAGCTACCCCCAAGGAAAACCCTCACATTTTGTGGCAGCATCAGGAGGGCAGACGCACTACCAGGTGTCACATCACCTGTCCTCCCACCCGATGCAGCCCCAGTATACCCCTCCGCTCACCTCACCCCCTCACCTGGACACTGATTCTGCTCTGGAGGCGGCGGTCAACAGCATCCTGGAATGTTAA
- the bicral gene encoding BRD4-interacting chromatin-remodeling complex-associated protein-like isoform X1, whose translation MDDEDDRRLLDILGDVDALNDYLHGSNSNSIEEDDVTNAAYGSDGSFFGSDTCVLQAGSNTSLKDGSSTMGEFGEDSTGAGLQLSSSLSFIEDELGAEASPGEVDLGGEDQPFDILQKSLLEADITEQTLAQEALLDSQPAPTLVQAPVPFSSQLVSGGYGGGVGVVTTATTAFTTGQFLQGMSQLPNGSAQHIQVLGSFGASGGVMTLNSLERTPQIVLRPGVSVAPAGSMPGGQVFAPTQGQVGQVGLPFKNIPLQNIIIQRGPGGTQTLVRPIQPKPLQTGAQTVYSLGLQPTSTTVANVVNATTAAPGGQYTANGSIVVQPPLEQQQAQTQSNIPPGQFLLPSSLALTPSNTVHNGPADPNSNTLITSQNTVQIVAGQNFAAPPGGQLILNQGVVSGSQVGGGVAQTWTGVSCASSTAVQTSGAPARLTLVGPTTARIGGQGQVTASPVQRLLVTQTQNCASLSPLPGSVTQEQDYRQNSSSPAFKQAHLGSIHVMKTMTQDSMPNSEASAQKRLILPPLTRGEMILQHLRKDHAGVQTPDRRRFTSVDDALLQLLPYHVFQGAPPSQDEFSQVDEEFEVVASNVLKRTQAMVNKYRRLLMVEAERSSPSSEMVMIDRTFNQEERSNLTQDKRMVLVDPESFLEDFCCGMKSKLFQDPLPFQSMSSCSWNQSEGGSTEPPYRTDSQPEYGEPGGGVAVGAGSTERLHPPHLENKSVLELKRSQQLFGPRGGGNNSHIAANSYPQGKPSHFVAASGGQTHYQVSHHLSSHPMQPQYTPPLTSPPHLDTDSALEAAVNSILEC comes from the exons ATGGATGATGAGGACGATCGCCGTCTTCTGGATATTTTAGG AGATGTGGATGCACTGAATGATTATCTCCATGGCAGCAACAGCAACTCT ATTGAGGAGGATGATGTGACAAATGCAGCTTATGGTTCAGATGGATCCTTCTTTGGCAGTGACACG TGTGTCCTTCAGGCTGGCTCCAACACCAGCCTCAAAGATGGCTCTTCCACAATGGGTGAATTTGGCGAGGACTCAACCGGGGCAGGCCTCCAGCTCTCTAGCAGCCTCTCATTTATCGAGGATGAGCTGGGGGCCGAGGCGTCCCCTGGAGAGGTGGATCTCGGGGGAGAGGACCAGCCCTTCGACATCCTGCAGAAGTCTCTCCTGGAGGCCGACATCACGGAGCAGACGCTGGCCCAAGAGGCCTTACTGGACTCCCAGCCTGCTCCCACTCTGGTGCAGGCTCCTGTTCCCTTCTCCTCCCAGCTGGTCTCAGGGGGTTATGGAGGTGGGGTTGGTGTGGTAACAACGGCAACCACTGCCTTCACCACAGGCCAGTTTCTACAGGGAATGTCCCAGCTACCCAATGGCTCCGCCCAGCACATCCAGGTGTTGGGCTCTTTTGGGGCCAGTGGCGGGGTAATGACTCTGAACAGCTTGGAAAGGACTCCTCAGATCGTGCTAAGGCCGGGGGTGTCTGTAGCCCCGGCAGGGAGTATGCCAGGGGGACAGGTGTTTGCCCCTACCCAAGGTCAAGTAGGCCAAGTGGGCTTACCCTTCAAAAACATCCCCCTTCAAAACATCATCATCCAGAGAGGCCCAGGAGGGACCCAGACTCTTGTTAGACCAATCCAGCCTAAACCCCTTCAAACGGGGGCTCAGACTGTCTACAGCCTTGGTCTTCAGCCCACTTCTACCACTGTGGCTAATGTAGTGAATGCTACCACTGCAGCTCCTGGGGGACAGTACACAGCCAACGGCTCCATCGTAGTGCAGCCGCCCCTGGAGCAGCAACAAGCACAGACCCAGTCCAACATACCACCTGGACAGTTCTTACTTCCCAGCTCTCTAGCGCTCACTCCGTCCAACACTGTCCACAATGGCCCCGCGGACCCCAACTCCAACACCCTGATTACCAGTCAAAACACAGTGCAGATTGTTGCAGGGCAAAACTTCGCTGCCCCTCCAGGGGGTCAGCTGATTTTGAATCAGGGGGTTGTGAGTGGGAGTCAGGTCGGAGGGGGTGTAGCTCAGACATGGACAGGAGTTTCTTGTGCGAGTTCCACCGCTGTTCAGACGTCAGGTGCTCCGGCACGGCTGACGCTGGTTGGCCCGACAACAGCGAGGATCGGTGGTCAAGGCCAAGTGACGGCTAGTCCTGTGCAGCGCCTTCTAGTGACGCAAACCCAGAACTGTGCTTCTTTGTCACCTTTACCTGGTAGTGTGACACAGGAACAAGACTACAGACAG aattctTCATCACCGGCCTTTAAACAGGCACATCTCGGCAGCATCCATG TTATGAAAACCATGACACAAGATTCAATGCCTAACTCTGAG GCCAGTGCACAGAAGAGGCTTATCCTTCCACCACTTACAAGAGGAGAAAT gattttaCAACATTTACGGAAGGATCATGCTGGAGTTCAGACCCCAGATCGACGTCGGTTCACTTCAGTTGATGATGCTCTGCTTCAACTCCTCCCATACCACGTGTTCCAGGGAGCTCCACCGAGCCAGGACGAGTTCTCACAAG TGGATGAGGAATTTGAGGTAGTTGCAAGTAATGTGCTGAAGAGGACCCAGGCCATGGTAAACAAATACAGACGCCTACTAATGGTGGAAGCAGAG CGTTCCAGTCCATCATCAGAAATGGTGATGATTGACAGGACCTTCAACCAAGAGGAGCGCAGCAACCTGACGCAAGACAAACGCATGGTACTAGTGGATCCAG AAAGCTTCTTGGAGGACTTTTGCTGTGGGATGAAATCCAAACTTTTCCAAGACCCCTTGCCCTTTCAGTCGATGTCCAGCTGTAGTTGGAATCAGTCAGAAGGAGGCTCCACAGAGCCACCGTACAGGACAGACTCCCAGCCCGAGTATGGAGAGCCGGGAGGGGGTGTAGCTGTAGGAGCAGGTTCCACAGAGAGACTCCACCCGCCACACCTAGAAAACAAGAGCGTGCTTGAACTGAAGAGATCCCAGCAGCTTTTTGGGCCCAGGGGCGGCGGTAACAACAGCCACATCGCTGCTAACAGCTACCCCCAAGGAAAACCCTCACATTTTGTGGCAGCATCAGGAGGGCAGACGCACTACCAGGTGTCACATCACCTGTCCTCCCACCCGATGCAGCCCCAGTATACCCCTCCGCTCACCTCACCCCCTCACCTGGACACTGATTCTGCTCTGGAGGCGGCGGTCAACAGCATCCTGGAATGTTAA
- the tbcc gene encoding tubulin-specific chaperone C → MEERNGVIGETGVTGETGVTGGSGAARLQERLQKRHQARIEDAERRREAKESRSVAEEEVQYFSRSFSRERADIEELLASCCGAERSLVTQNLEEATDRTTQLQKFLNDSLMFLTQYELRQAQAALQKLQTSLTETREGALPKKKFTFRARTKAAGKVSAAGTPPPAAASPADPGVMAVDGASEQCGFSNVRDELLIKTAEEIQKQDVLLTHLSNCRVRLIGSPSTLHLKNIDSCEILCGPVSSSVFIDQCRNSTLAFPCQQLRTHNTSDTQVYLHVTSRAIIEDCWGLSFAPFSWSYPTLEEDFAVSGLDRQRNNWREVDDFNWLAAGTPSPNWTVLPEADRKTSWDS, encoded by the coding sequence ATGGAGGAAAGAAACGGGGTTATAGGAGAGACCGGGGTTACCGGAGAGACAGGGGTCACCGGAGGAAGCGGTGCCGCCAGGCTCCAGGAGCGGCTCCAGAAGCGGCACCAGGCGAGGATAGAAGACGCGGAGCGGAGGAGGGAGGCTAAGGAGAGCCGGTCTGTGGCCGAGGAGGAGGTCCAGTACTTCTCCAGAAGCTTCAGCAGGGAGCGGGCGGACATAGAGGAGCTGCTGGCTTCCTGCTGCGGAGCTGAACGTTCTCTAGTGACCCAGAACCTGGAGGAGGCCACGGATAGAACCACCCAGCTGCAGAAGTTCCTGAACGacagtttgatgtttttaacTCAGTATGAACTCAGACAAGCCCAGGCTGCTCTCCAGAAGCTCCAGACCTCCCTCACCGAGACCAGAGAAGGAGCTCTGCCCAAAAAGAAGTTCACCTTCAGAGCTCGCACTAAAGCAGCAGGTAAAGTCTCTGCTGCTGGAACacctccacctgctgctgccTCACCTGCAGATCCAGGTGTGATGGCGGTGGATGGAGCCTCTGAGCAGTGTGGCTTCTCCAACGTTAGAGATGAGCTTCTGAttaagacagcggaggagatCCAGAAACAGGACGTGCTTCTGACCCACCTGTCTAACTGTCGGGTGCGTCTGATTGGCTCTCCTAGCACGCTGCACCTGAAGAACATCGACAGCTGTGAGATCCTATGTGGTCCGGTGTCCAGCTCCGTGTTCATCGATCAGTGCAGGAACAGCACGCTGGCCTTCCCCTGCCAGCAGCTGAGAACCCACAACACCTCCGACACCCAGGTGTACCTCCACGTCACCAGCCGGGCCATCATAGAGGACTGTTGGGGGCTGAGCTTCGCCCCGTTCTCCTGGTCCTACCCCACCCTGGAGGAGGACTTCGCCGTGTCTGGTTTAGACCGGCAGCGGAACAACTGGAGGGAGGTGGACGACTTCAACTGGCTCGCTGCAGGAACTCCTTCTCCCAACTGGACTGTTCTACcagaggcagacagaaaaacaagctgGGACTCCTAG